One Deltaproteobacteria bacterium DNA window includes the following coding sequences:
- a CDS encoding acyl-CoA dehydrogenase family protein, which translates to MDFNLSEEQQMLRDMVRKIAENEFKPKAAEIDQKEEFPWKNKRILEENGLLGIQVPEEYGGAGAGMVSLAVVVEEVARVCASTSVILTTQALATDPLLIAGNHEQKIKWLKPMAEGSVLGACAITEPGAGSDVTGIRTVAAPKDNGYVLNGTKIFITDGGVSDVVTVVAFTDKSKGHKGMSMLVVPKDVPGFSVGKEEKKLGIRGSDTRELIFEECFVPDENVIGSPGDGFKILMKTFNYTRPAVGAQALGIAQGALDAVLDYVKGRMQFGRTIAEFQGVQWMLAEMALKIELARTMIYRVCGTIDNAPDSKDIPRLASMAKWFASDTAMQVTTDAVQLFGGYGYSREYPIERMMRDAKITQIYEGTNQVQRIIIANQMLR; encoded by the coding sequence ATGGATTTTAACCTATCAGAAGAGCAGCAAATGCTGCGTGACATGGTCAGAAAAATTGCTGAGAATGAATTTAAACCTAAAGCAGCAGAAATTGACCAAAAAGAGGAATTCCCCTGGAAAAATAAAAGGATACTTGAAGAGAACGGGCTGCTTGGGATTCAAGTGCCTGAAGAATATGGAGGAGCAGGGGCAGGTATGGTCAGCCTCGCGGTCGTGGTCGAGGAGGTGGCCCGTGTGTGTGCGTCAACTTCGGTTATTCTCACTACTCAAGCTTTAGCGACAGACCCTCTTCTTATAGCGGGAAATCATGAGCAAAAAATAAAATGGCTCAAGCCCATGGCCGAAGGTTCAGTTCTGGGGGCGTGCGCCATTACTGAGCCAGGGGCAGGCTCTGATGTGACTGGGATCAGAACTGTTGCTGCGCCAAAAGACAACGGCTATGTACTGAATGGGACGAAGATATTCATTACTGATGGAGGGGTATCCGACGTCGTGACGGTTGTCGCCTTTACGGATAAGAGTAAGGGCCACAAAGGCATGAGCATGCTGGTGGTCCCAAAAGATGTCCCTGGTTTTTCGGTAGGCAAAGAGGAAAAAAAGCTGGGCATTCGGGGATCGGACACACGGGAACTCATTTTTGAAGAATGTTTTGTCCCCGATGAGAATGTCATTGGCAGCCCAGGGGATGGCTTCAAAATTCTCATGAAGACCTTCAATTATACCCGTCCTGCCGTGGGAGCTCAGGCCCTCGGCATTGCACAAGGCGCATTGGATGCTGTCTTGGACTATGTTAAAGGCAGAATGCAGTTTGGGAGAACTATCGCAGAATTCCAAGGCGTTCAGTGGATGCTTGCAGAAATGGCCCTAAAGATAGAATTGGCCAGGACGATGATTTACCGGGTTTGTGGCACAATTGACAATGCGCCGGACTCAAAAGATATACCGAGATTAGCTTCTATGGCGAAGTGGTTTGCATCGGATACGGCGATGCAGGTCACTACCGATGCGGTCCAGCTTTTTGGCGGGTATGGTTACTCCAGGGAATACCCGATCGAAAGGATGATGCGGGATGCCAAAATAACCCAAATATATGAGGGAACAAATCAGGTTCAACGCATAATCATCGCCAACCAGATGTTGAGATAA
- a CDS encoding enoyl-CoA hydratase/isomerase family protein, giving the protein MKKNGLVIQKNGRVCTLVLNCPEKKNAMNAELLLDLHRNMERISGDDGIRALVIRGAGDEAFCSGYDIAALTAGSGPEGPGKTGRTDAFGPFEMAVDGIMNYPYPVIAMLNGYAFGGGCDLAVSCDLRVGGDHIRMGMTPSKIGMIYTPHGLMRFIRTIGLSKTREIFFTGRTYNACQAKEMGLLDYLIPKPELESFTYALADEIAGNAPLSLKGIKRMLNLILRSDNMDADGLKEAEEIMARVMVSQDLREGRAAFLEKRSPRFTGG; this is encoded by the coding sequence ATGAAAAAAAATGGGCTGGTGATTCAGAAAAACGGGCGCGTGTGCACCCTTGTCCTGAACTGCCCCGAAAAAAAGAATGCCATGAATGCGGAGTTGCTCCTCGATCTTCACCGGAACATGGAGAGGATCTCAGGGGATGACGGTATCCGTGCACTTGTTATTCGGGGGGCCGGGGACGAGGCCTTCTGCTCGGGTTATGATATCGCGGCCCTGACCGCGGGGAGCGGTCCGGAGGGTCCCGGGAAAACCGGTCGGACAGACGCGTTCGGCCCGTTTGAAATGGCTGTAGACGGCATTATGAACTATCCCTATCCGGTGATCGCCATGCTGAACGGATACGCCTTTGGCGGCGGATGCGATCTGGCTGTTTCGTGCGACCTCCGCGTGGGCGGGGACCATATCCGCATGGGGATGACCCCTTCGAAGATCGGGATGATATATACCCCTCACGGTCTCATGCGGTTCATCCGGACCATCGGATTGTCAAAGACAAGAGAGATCTTTTTCACCGGTCGGACCTATAACGCCTGCCAAGCCAAAGAGATGGGCCTGCTCGACTACCTGATCCCCAAGCCGGAACTTGAATCTTTCACCTATGCCCTGGCCGATGAGATCGCCGGGAACGCGCCCCTATCTCTAAAGGGGATCAAGCGGATGTTGAACTTGATCCTCCGCTCGGATAATATGGATGCAGACGGCCTGAAGGAGGCTGAGGAGATCATGGCCCGCGTCATGGTAAGTCAGGACCTGAGAGAAGGCCGGGCCGCATTCCTGGAAAAACGGTCTCCCCGGTTCACAGGGGGGTAG
- a CDS encoding thioredoxin family protein, whose amino-acid sequence MSILKADRQLSSKEFSIKKGIRLVGSEDFEYEVLKKKAPVLVMCIRNDSEIEGQVEMVNHVTAKLYGERLHVCLLAEECLGIFSERYKVSGTPTFLIFNDGKETGRLLGQVDGTTLKEFLSKTLA is encoded by the coding sequence TTGAGTATCCTGAAAGCTGATAGGCAACTTTCCAGCAAAGAATTTTCAATAAAAAAAGGCATTCGTTTAGTCGGCTCGGAGGATTTTGAATATGAGGTCCTCAAGAAAAAGGCGCCCGTACTTGTAATGTGTATACGCAACGATTCAGAAATTGAAGGGCAGGTTGAAATGGTTAATCATGTTACAGCAAAACTGTATGGTGAAAGACTACATGTTTGTTTATTAGCGGAGGAGTGCCTGGGTATTTTCAGTGAAAGGTATAAGGTCAGCGGAACACCAACATTTCTCATATTTAACGATGGCAAAGAGACAGGACGGTTACTGGGCCAGGTAGATGGAACGACCCTCAAAGAATTCTTATCCAAAACGCTCGCGTAA
- a CDS encoding sigma 54-interacting transcriptional regulator: MNNINKGSTFERSEQSPTIWAAPQFDDLNRVDNMLGKPEERHRTILEGIEEGYVEVDLKGSTVFCNDSFCNITGYPRKELIGLNFRAYVTESMADRVYKAYNKVYRRGIPDPAFYYEIIQKSGVKRIIENSISLIETPEGRRIGFRSIVRDITDRKRMEEELERHRSRLQAIFRSVRDAIITVDTKMVLIEANEATESICDISNGECVGKPFGECPTRCNQACHEVLSDSLKKKMEIKGYRIECKRHDRPEQTVIITSSPLLDREGEFTGTVLVVRDITRLSNLERELREKHQFHNIIGKSRNMQDIYSLLENLVGLDTTVLITGESGTGKSLVAKALHHSGSRAFGPLITVNCSALPENLLESELFGHVKGAFTGAIKDVQGRFQAAGQGTILLDEIGDISPRIQLKLLRVLEEKEFERVGESLARKVDARVIACTNRDLQEKVRLGEFREDLYYRLKVIEVHLPPLRERLDDIPLLIAYFCKVFNNKFKKNVEGLADEVVRAFMNYHWPGNVRELEHSLEHAFVLCREPIITLDHIPAEIMGSLGVRKRSHEQKILSGSQEILTALEKTDWNKAKAARILGIDRSTLYRRIRRHKLSASKADLLRDATDM; encoded by the coding sequence ATGAACAACATAAACAAAGGCTCAACTTTTGAAAGGTCGGAGCAATCTCCCACTATTTGGGCAGCACCCCAATTCGATGATTTAAATAGAGTAGACAATATGTTAGGTAAGCCTGAGGAAAGGCATCGAACCATTCTTGAGGGCATTGAAGAGGGTTACGTTGAAGTTGATCTCAAGGGGAGCACCGTATTCTGCAATGATTCGTTCTGTAATATAACAGGTTATCCCAGAAAAGAACTTATCGGCCTTAATTTTAGAGCGTATGTGACCGAATCAATGGCAGACAGAGTTTATAAAGCCTACAATAAAGTTTATCGAAGAGGAATTCCTGATCCGGCCTTCTACTATGAAATTATTCAGAAGAGCGGAGTCAAAAGAATTATTGAAAATTCAATATCTTTAATCGAAACGCCTGAGGGCCGGCGGATTGGATTTCGCAGTATTGTTCGTGACATAACGGACCGTAAACGAATGGAAGAAGAACTGGAGAGGCATCGTAGCCGCTTACAGGCCATTTTTAGAAGCGTTCGAGATGCAATTATCACTGTCGACACAAAGATGGTGTTGATTGAAGCCAACGAAGCAACAGAGAGTATTTGTGACATATCTAATGGAGAGTGCGTGGGAAAGCCATTTGGCGAATGTCCAACCCGTTGTAATCAAGCGTGCCATGAGGTCTTGAGTGATTCCCTGAAAAAAAAGATGGAGATAAAAGGGTATAGGATTGAATGCAAACGCCACGATCGGCCTGAACAAACCGTGATAATCACGAGTTCACCCCTTCTGGATCGCGAGGGGGAATTCACGGGAACAGTCCTTGTCGTACGAGATATTACAAGGCTCAGCAATCTTGAGCGTGAATTGAGAGAAAAGCATCAATTTCATAACATTATCGGTAAAAGCCGAAATATGCAGGACATATATAGCCTCCTGGAGAATCTGGTCGGCTTGGACACAACGGTCTTGATCACTGGAGAAAGCGGCACAGGAAAGTCTCTGGTGGCTAAGGCCCTCCATCACAGCGGCAGCCGTGCCTTCGGACCGCTCATAACCGTGAATTGCTCTGCACTGCCAGAGAATTTGCTGGAAAGTGAACTGTTTGGTCATGTAAAGGGAGCATTTACAGGAGCGATAAAGGACGTTCAAGGCCGTTTCCAGGCCGCTGGTCAGGGAACAATTTTGTTAGACGAAATCGGCGACATATCGCCCAGAATTCAGCTTAAGCTTTTGAGAGTTCTTGAGGAAAAAGAATTCGAGAGAGTTGGGGAATCCCTAGCCAGGAAGGTGGATGCCCGGGTTATCGCATGCACGAATCGTGATTTACAGGAAAAGGTAAGGTTAGGCGAATTCCGAGAGGATTTGTATTACCGTCTAAAGGTAATAGAAGTGCATCTCCCGCCGCTGAGAGAAAGGCTTGATGATATCCCATTACTTATTGCCTATTTCTGTAAGGTTTTTAACAATAAGTTTAAAAAGAACGTCGAGGGATTAGCGGATGAAGTGGTCAGGGCTTTCATGAACTATCACTGGCCTGGCAATGTACGTGAGCTGGAACATAGCCTGGAACATGCGTTTGTCCTTTGCCGCGAGCCCATCATAACCCTTGACCACATCCCTGCCGAAATAATGGGCAGTTTGGGCGTTCGAAAGAGATCCCATGAGCAAAAAATTCTGAGTGGATCACAAGAAATCCTGACCGCGTTGGAAAAAACAGATTGGAACAAGGCGAAAGCCGCACGTATTTTAGGAATAGACCGCAGTACGCTCTATAGAAGAATCAGACGACATAAACTATCTGCATCCAAGGCAGATCTGTTGCGCGATGCTACAGATATGTAG
- a CDS encoding 3-hydroxyacyl-CoA dehydrogenase family protein, giving the protein MDGINTVGVIGAGMMGAEIALCFAMSGYDVCMKESSLDLAQKGKERLRGVLDKVIKKGTFKAEDKAATLSRITPTDQYEVLKGIDLAVEAVFEDLETKREVFSQLDRVCQSGCIFATNTSSIPITLLATSVSRERIGRFLGTHFFSPASVMKLVEVIPGLETDNETITVMMDCCRSIGKTPIRVKDVTGFAVNRILHAMWIEANRLLEEGVASPEDIDTACKLGLGHPIGPYALMDLTGNNLNLQVQQILFESYGERFRPRPILKQKVNAHHLGRKTGRGWFDYKN; this is encoded by the coding sequence ATGGATGGAATAAATACGGTGGGTGTGATAGGCGCGGGAATGATGGGAGCAGAGATTGCCCTCTGCTTCGCTATGTCGGGTTACGACGTGTGCATGAAAGAGAGTTCCCTTGATCTGGCTCAAAAAGGAAAAGAGCGCCTGAGAGGCGTCTTGGACAAGGTAATAAAGAAGGGGACCTTTAAAGCAGAAGACAAGGCCGCTACCCTTTCTCGTATCACTCCTACGGACCAATATGAAGTCTTAAAAGGTATTGATCTTGCGGTGGAGGCGGTTTTCGAGGATTTGGAAACCAAGAGGGAGGTTTTTTCACAACTTGACCGCGTGTGCCAATCAGGTTGTATCTTCGCAACGAATACCTCCAGCATCCCTATCACGCTGCTGGCAACCTCTGTCAGCAGGGAACGGATCGGCCGGTTTTTGGGGACGCATTTTTTCTCGCCAGCGTCTGTAATGAAACTGGTAGAGGTGATACCCGGCTTAGAGACTGATAATGAGACGATAACGGTCATGATGGATTGCTGCCGCAGCATCGGTAAGACCCCCATCAGGGTAAAAGATGTGACAGGGTTTGCTGTCAACAGGATACTTCATGCCATGTGGATCGAGGCCAACCGATTGCTGGAGGAGGGCGTTGCGTCACCTGAAGATATCGACACCGCCTGCAAACTCGGATTAGGGCACCCGATTGGGCCATATGCGCTCATGGATCTAACAGGGAATAACCTGAACCTCCAGGTTCAACAAATTCTTTTCGAGTCATATGGTGAACGGTTCAGACCGAGGCCGATTTTGAAACAAAAAGTCAATGCCCACCATTTAGGTCGAAAGACAGGTCGGGGTTGGTTCGACTACAAAAATTAG
- a CDS encoding thiolase family protein, giving the protein MYKDIVIVNAVRTPFGRYCGALREYDYFDLGALPMKEVLDRVHVNGNQVDEVYWGVGDTSVCKDVYTPVAARQTLLKAGLPPETPSVSLDKACVSAMSAVHYGCRAMVAGEIACAIGGGATSFSQEPLIVRGLRWKGFRLGDVKMEDPLFALGYKDFNPVSVDTDNVAIEYGISREEQDEWALRSHYKYGQAWKAGKFKDEMMILEIPQKKGDPIILDIDEQYRKETTIEKLSKLPGIYGCKGVTAGNAPGLNDGATAILFMKRSKADELELKPLAEIVSMSSIAINPNRMPEGPAYAAMKALNRAALSMNDIHFVEINEAFAAVPLVSTLLMTDKDKGKAQALREKTNVNGSAIAIGHPNTASGARLIMNLMYELHRKGGGYALGAICGGLAQADACVIKV; this is encoded by the coding sequence ATGTATAAAGATATTGTCATTGTAAATGCGGTTAGAACACCGTTCGGACGTTACTGTGGAGCATTAAGGGAATATGACTATTTTGATCTTGGGGCATTGCCCATGAAAGAAGTCCTGGATAGAGTCCATGTGAACGGAAACCAGGTTGATGAAGTCTATTGGGGGGTTGGTGATACCTCTGTGTGTAAGGACGTCTATACCCCTGTAGCTGCACGGCAGACTCTTCTCAAGGCCGGACTTCCACCGGAGACGCCTTCCGTTTCCTTGGACAAGGCTTGCGTGTCAGCTATGTCAGCGGTTCATTACGGATGTCGTGCGATGGTGGCCGGGGAAATTGCGTGCGCTATAGGAGGCGGCGCCACCTCTTTTAGCCAGGAACCGCTCATCGTCAGGGGGCTTCGGTGGAAAGGATTTCGCTTGGGTGATGTCAAGATGGAAGATCCCCTGTTTGCCTTGGGATACAAGGATTTCAATCCTGTTTCCGTAGATACAGACAACGTGGCGATAGAGTATGGAATTTCCCGCGAAGAACAGGATGAGTGGGCACTGAGAAGCCATTATAAGTATGGCCAGGCATGGAAAGCTGGCAAATTCAAAGATGAGATGATGATTTTGGAAATCCCTCAAAAGAAAGGAGATCCGATCATTCTCGACATTGACGAACAGTATAGGAAAGAGACCACTATTGAAAAGCTCAGCAAGCTTCCAGGCATCTACGGATGCAAAGGGGTGACTGCAGGGAATGCGCCTGGGCTGAATGATGGCGCGACGGCGATTTTGTTTATGAAAAGATCCAAGGCCGATGAGCTGGAGTTGAAGCCTTTAGCCGAGATCGTTTCTATGTCCTCCATAGCCATCAACCCAAACCGAATGCCAGAGGGGCCTGCCTATGCAGCCATGAAGGCCCTTAATCGGGCGGCCCTGAGTATGAACGACATTCATTTTGTTGAGATAAACGAAGCCTTTGCCGCAGTGCCCCTGGTAAGCACACTTCTGATGACCGACAAGGACAAGGGAAAGGCGCAAGCTTTGCGTGAAAAAACGAATGTTAATGGCAGTGCCATTGCCATCGGGCACCCGAATACGGCCAGCGGAGCCCGTCTGATAATGAACCTGATGTACGAATTGCATCGAAAGGGAGGCGGATACGCACTGGGCGCGATTTGTGGTGGGTTAGCCCAGGCAGATGCGTGTGTGATCAAAGTGTAG
- a CDS encoding TetR family transcriptional regulator — MREQKSERKKENQKAIRRLNKDPQVKQSILRAAAEAMNRRGCSESSISEIASAVGIKDPVIYQYFRGKEELLFAVVEDHMVKFLQYLNEQLQGISGAYNKLRKLIWAHLHFNDINRDYITLVNLECRSNLNFYRTKGYQLIRHYAGILSCVLREGVEEGAFRPAINMVLVRDLIFGLVDFEAITCLITKEINEATPDHGACMRLIERILTCNIGKNDKSFETTRCRILRSAIRAFAEKGYTKATISEIAKQAGVADGTVYEYFTNKEELLLCIPEQRFEEHINQLEVAFNIKDPVKMLRRFIKYHFNLYLTDTDFLKVYLSLILLNRRFYQSRAYDGLRRYLKLLEDIIQKGIDAGSFAPDTDIRIFRNMFLGAFTHMGLRWFFLGKQAAIDKTDEINQVTNLLSDAVIA; from the coding sequence TTGAGAGAACAAAAATCGGAGAGAAAGAAAGAAAATCAAAAAGCTATAAGGCGGTTAAACAAGGATCCTCAGGTAAAGCAGAGTATCTTGCGCGCAGCTGCAGAAGCCATGAATCGAAGAGGGTGCTCTGAATCCAGTATCAGCGAAATAGCTTCAGCGGTAGGAATAAAAGATCCTGTTATTTATCAGTATTTTAGGGGAAAAGAAGAGCTTCTTTTTGCTGTTGTTGAAGATCATATGGTTAAGTTCCTTCAGTACCTAAACGAACAGCTTCAGGGGATTAGCGGAGCATACAATAAATTAAGAAAGCTTATTTGGGCACATTTACATTTTAATGATATTAATAGAGATTATATAACTTTGGTTAATTTAGAATGTCGCTCTAATTTGAATTTTTATCGTACAAAGGGTTATCAGTTGATACGACACTACGCCGGGATTTTATCATGTGTTCTCAGGGAAGGCGTTGAAGAGGGAGCTTTCAGGCCGGCTATAAATATGGTTTTGGTTCGCGACCTAATTTTTGGTCTTGTAGATTTTGAAGCGATTACATGTTTGATCACCAAAGAAATTAATGAGGCTACACCAGATCACGGGGCTTGCATGAGGCTTATTGAGCGGATACTTACATGCAATATAGGTAAAAATGATAAATCGTTTGAGACTACGAGGTGTCGTATCCTGCGCTCGGCAATTAGGGCGTTTGCGGAAAAAGGTTACACAAAAGCCACCATTTCAGAGATTGCCAAGCAAGCCGGTGTGGCGGATGGAACCGTTTATGAATACTTTACCAATAAGGAAGAGCTTTTGCTTTGTATCCCGGAACAGCGTTTTGAAGAACATATAAATCAGTTGGAAGTGGCCTTTAATATTAAAGATCCAGTAAAGATGCTGCGTCGTTTCATCAAGTATCATTTCAATCTTTATTTGACTGATACCGATTTTCTCAAAGTCTATTTAAGCTTGATCCTTTTGAATAGAAGGTTTTACCAATCCCGTGCATATGATGGTTTGCGTAGGTATTTAAAACTATTAGAAGATATAATTCAAAAAGGAATTGATGCTGGGAGCTTTGCGCCCGATACTGATATTAGAATTTTCAGAAATATGTTTTTAGGGGCTTTTACCCACATGGGCCTGAGATGGTTCTTCTTGGGAAAACAGGCTGCAATTGATAAAACAGATGAAATTAACCAAGTTACCAATTTACTTAGTGATGCGGTGATTGCTTAG
- a CDS encoding DUF362 domain-containing protein produces the protein MGKPVVAIVRYEKPLESLRRAVDLCKGLDHLPADARVFIKPNIVYWTRKVTFPKWGVITTSRMIEDAVMLLKERGIDHITIGEGMISLSKDNLNSIHAFESLGYNRLNQRYGVRAINVFEREFREVDLGNGETLKFNADILDSDFVVDVPVLKTHAQTVVSLGIKNLKGMIDINSRKKCHNADPEKNLNYWVARLADPMPPILTILDGLYTLERGPAFDGRARRSNLIVASADVLSADMVGAKILGYEPSEVPCLVHAANNRKRSCNVSDVEVMGERIEDVASPHRYSFPYNEKNTLTLPMERMGIKGLSYRKYDLTMCTYCSAINGVTLAAVAAAWKGTPWDDVEVLTGKSMSPTPGMKKTILFGKCMYQRHKDNPDIQEMIPIKGCPPQPKSIVEAFHRAGIEINPSIIENADAAPGFFMKRYQGKFEYDESYFTVA, from the coding sequence ATGGGCAAACCGGTTGTGGCGATTGTACGGTACGAGAAACCCCTGGAATCGCTCCGGAGGGCGGTCGACCTCTGCAAGGGGCTGGATCATCTCCCGGCCGATGCCAGGGTTTTTATCAAACCGAATATCGTTTACTGGACTCGGAAAGTCACTTTTCCTAAATGGGGCGTGATCACCACCTCGCGGATGATCGAGGATGCGGTGATGCTCCTCAAGGAACGGGGGATCGATCACATCACCATTGGAGAGGGGATGATCTCCTTATCTAAAGATAACTTGAATTCAATTCATGCTTTTGAAAGTCTGGGATACAACCGCCTGAATCAGCGATACGGCGTCAGGGCCATCAATGTATTTGAGAGGGAGTTCAGGGAGGTGGACCTGGGTAACGGTGAAACACTCAAATTCAATGCGGATATCCTTGACAGCGATTTTGTGGTGGATGTTCCCGTGTTGAAGACCCATGCCCAGACCGTGGTGTCCCTGGGAATCAAGAATCTTAAGGGGATGATCGATATCAATTCCCGAAAAAAGTGCCACAACGCCGATCCGGAGAAGAATCTCAATTACTGGGTGGCCAGACTGGCCGATCCCATGCCCCCCATCCTGACTATTTTGGATGGCTTATATACATTGGAGCGAGGACCGGCTTTTGACGGTAGGGCCAGGAGAAGCAATCTCATCGTGGCCTCGGCCGACGTCCTCTCTGCCGATATGGTGGGGGCCAAGATCCTGGGATACGAACCATCGGAGGTTCCCTGTCTGGTCCATGCGGCAAATAACCGGAAACGTTCCTGCAATGTTTCTGACGTGGAGGTGATGGGCGAAAGGATCGAGGATGTGGCCTCTCCTCACAGATACTCCTTCCCATATAATGAGAAAAATACCCTAACGTTGCCGATGGAAAGGATGGGCATCAAGGGTCTTTCATACCGTAAGTATGATTTGACGATGTGCACTTACTGTTCTGCTATAAATGGTGTTACGCTTGCAGCAGTAGCCGCTGCCTGGAAAGGAACGCCCTGGGACGATGTGGAGGTGCTTACCGGCAAGTCCATGTCGCCCACGCCGGGTATGAAAAAGACGATTCTATTCGGAAAATGCATGTACCAGCGCCATAAGGACAACCCGGACATCCAAGAGATGATTCCCATCAAGGGGTGCCCACCTCAGCCCAAATCCATTGTGGAGGCCTTTCATCGGGCCGGCATAGAGATCAATCCCAGCATCATCGAAAATGCGGATGCGGCCCCGGGGTTTTTCATGAAGCGATATCAAGGTAAGTTTGAATACGACGAATCCTACTTTACGGTGGCATAA
- a CDS encoding acyl-CoA dehydrogenase family protein, with product MLEYRFSDEQKMLRDTIRDFVKNEIAPYARDLDEKAQFPLEIFRKMAELGFIGAAIPSKYGGSEMDLMAVYIVVEELATALPSLAMDYMVTAGVIAYGSIYKLGTDVQRKKYLRKLVNGEMIGAIGMTEPNAGSDVANMKTRAVKDEDGNYLLNGTKTLITNFGALLPSVGVFITVTDPTRGTKGMSSFLVEKDFPGVTVSREIETCGMRSSSQAEISFENCPVPAENLMVGEGRGMMVSLSGIDVDRILCCALSTGIARGAYERALKYAHEREVFGQHVVDFQSVQLMLSKMATYIHASRLLGHHAVIAYEQGKRCTLEAAMAKRLASRHAQDTTMWAMHILGGYGYCREYEVERFFRDNMGVEIGGGAADILEVVIARNVINSPAI from the coding sequence ATGTTGGAATATCGATTCAGCGATGAACAGAAGATGCTCAGGGACACAATCAGGGATTTTGTGAAGAATGAAATTGCGCCTTATGCGCGAGATCTTGATGAAAAGGCTCAGTTCCCATTGGAAATATTTAGAAAAATGGCTGAGCTGGGGTTTATCGGTGCGGCAATACCTTCTAAATATGGCGGGTCAGAGATGGATTTGATGGCTGTATATATTGTAGTTGAGGAATTGGCGACTGCTTTGCCGTCCCTGGCCATGGATTACATGGTGACCGCTGGTGTCATTGCTTATGGCTCGATTTATAAGCTGGGCACGGATGTTCAACGGAAAAAATACCTGCGGAAACTGGTTAATGGAGAAATGATCGGTGCAATAGGTATGACTGAACCAAATGCAGGTTCGGACGTGGCCAATATGAAAACAAGAGCGGTTAAGGATGAAGATGGTAACTATCTGCTGAACGGAACCAAGACTCTCATAACGAATTTTGGAGCCCTCCTTCCGAGTGTCGGTGTTTTCATTACCGTAACTGATCCTACACGTGGGACCAAGGGGATGTCAAGTTTCTTGGTCGAAAAGGACTTTCCAGGGGTCACTGTTTCGAGAGAAATAGAAACCTGCGGTATGAGGTCTTCATCACAGGCCGAGATCAGTTTTGAGAATTGCCCGGTCCCAGCGGAAAATCTGATGGTAGGTGAGGGCAGGGGAATGATGGTTTCCTTGTCGGGGATTGATGTTGATCGAATTTTATGTTGTGCGTTATCTACGGGGATAGCGCGAGGCGCCTACGAGCGTGCTCTCAAGTATGCACATGAAAGAGAAGTATTCGGACAGCATGTAGTGGATTTCCAGAGCGTTCAGTTAATGCTCTCCAAAATGGCTACCTATATCCATGCGAGTCGGTTGCTTGGGCACCATGCGGTGATTGCCTATGAACAGGGGAAAAGATGTACCTTAGAAGCGGCCATGGCAAAACGTTTGGCTTCTCGCCATGCTCAGGATACAACTATGTGGGCAATGCACATATTGGGGGGGTACGGTTATTGTCGTGAATACGAGGTCGAGAGATTTTTTAGAGATAATATGGGAGTGGAGATAGGAGGTGGAGCTGCGGATATTCTGGAAGTTGTTATTGCACGAAACGTAATCAACTCACCAGCCATATAG